ATTGACAAAGCCAATGCTGCGAAAGAAAAAGAACTGAACGTAAAGTATACAGCCGCAATCACTAAAGCCGACCAGGCACTTGCCGCAAAAGATTATAATGGAGCGAAGGCCGGCTATACAGAAGCGCTTGGATTAAAATCCACTGAGAAATACCCTAAAGATAAACTTACGGAGATCGACAAAATTCTTGCGGATATAGCGGCCAAGGAAGCAATTGACAAAGCCAATGCTGCGAAAGAAAAAGAACTGAACGCAAAGTATACAGCCGCAATCACTAAAGCCGACCAGGCACTTGCCGCAAAAGATTATAATGGGGCAAAGGCCGGCTATACAGAAGCACTTGGATTGAAATCCACTGAAAAATACCCTAAAGATAAACTTGGAGAAATTGACAAGACTCTTGCCGATATAACAGCCAAAGAAGCATCTGAGAAGGCCAATGCTGCGAAAGAAAAAGAACTGAACGCAAAGTATACAGCCGCAATCACTAAAGCCGACCAGGCACTTGCAGCAAAAGATTATAACGGGGCAAAGGCGGGCTATACGGAAGCACTTGGATTAAAATCCACTGAGAAATACCCTAAAGATAAACTTACGGAGATCGACAAAATTCTTGCGGATATAGCAGCCAAAGAAGCATCTGAGAAGGCCAATGCTGCGAAGGAAAAAGAACTGAACGCAAAGTATACAGCCGCAATCACTAAAGCCGATCAGGCACTTGCAGCAAACGACTATAATGGGGCAAAGGCAGGCTATACAGAAGCGCTGGGATTAAAACCCGCCGAAAAATATCCTAAAGATAAACTTGGAGAAATTGACAGGATTCTTGCGGGTAAAGAAGCGGCCGATAAAGCAAATGCCGCGAAAGAAAAGGAATTAAATGCTAAATATACAGCGGCTATTGCCCGTGCGGACAAGTCATTTGCAGCCAATGATCTGGTGTCCGCAAAATCCGGTTATAGTGAGGCGAGCGGCCTTAAACCGGCGGAAAAATATCCCCAGGATAAATTAGCCGAGATTGAAAAAATACTATCCGAAAAGGCAGCCAAAGCGGCAAATGAAAAGGAGCGGGCAGCAAAAGAAAAAGAGTTGAACGACAAATATGCGGCTGCAATAGCAAAGGGGGATAAGGCATTTACGACGAAGGATTATCTTGGTGCCAAAACGGCCTTCAATGAAGCTGCAACATTAAAGCTAAATGAAGAATACCCGAAAGCAAAGCTTAACGAAATTGAAAAATTACTGAGAGAAGCGGCCAATAAAGAAGCTTCGGAAAAGGAGAAAGCTGCCAGAGAAAAGGAAATAAATGAAAAGTATACGCTTGCGATGACCCGGGGAAATAAGTCACTTACCGCAAAAGACTATGAAGGCGCGAAAACCGCATATAATGAAGCACTCACATTAAAGCCGCTTGAACAGCTGCCTAAAGATAAGCTGGCGGAGATACAAAGGTTGCTGCAGGCCGCTGAAGCGGATAAAGCAAGTGCCGTTAAAGAAAAGGAACTCAATGATAAATATAATGCGGTGATCGCATCAGCGGATAAAGCTTTTTCAGCCAGGGATTATACTTTGGCAAGAACAGGTTATACCACCGGACTTACATTAAAATCTGCCGAGAAATATCCACAGGATAAATTAGCTGAGATTGAAAAAATACTTGCTGATATTGCCGGGAAGGAATCAGCTCAAAAAGAAAAGAAAGCAAAGGAAGAGGAAATTAATGCCGGTTATAATACGGCTATAGCCAAAGCTGATAAGGCATTTGCATCAAAAGCATACGGTTCGGCCCAGGCTTTGTACAGTGAAGCATCAGGGATCAAGCCGGCTGAAAAGTATCCGAAAGACAGGATGATTGAGATAGAACGCTTACTGGATGAGCAGAGTGCAAAAGATGCCGATAAAGCCAAACAGGAAAAATACAAAGCGCTTATCGATAAAGCGGACAGGCAGTTCAATGGAAAGGAATACAAGGCCGCCCGGATCATTTACCAGGAAGCTTCCGGTGTCAGATCTTCTGAAAAATATCCGAAGGATAAAATTCTCGAAATAGATGGAATATTGAATAAGTTAAAAGCTGTAACAACAGGTACATCAGTAGTTTCTGCAGCCATAGTTCCGCCTAAGGATAATGATCCGGTAAAAAAGCAGGAGTATGTAAATGCCCTCGTTCTTAAATATCCGCAAGGCGTTACTGAGGAGCAGTTCCAGGAGGGTAATTGCAAGATATTGAAACGTGTTGTTGTTAAGGGTAATAACGCGGCCACCTATAAGAAAAGTATGTGGGCCTGGGGTGGGGTGTTCTACTTCAAAGATGATATGTCAATCACAGAGGCCGCTTTTAATTCAGAAACCCAGTAAAGATTACTCTTTTTTATTTTTTCCTCTTGTTTCTGAAAGAACGGAAGACAGGTTTCCCTTCATTTTTCTCAGGGTTATATTCAGGGCCGGCACCCAGGCCATCTGGAAGTGGTAGTTTTTTCACTTCGCTGCCTATAAGTTCTTCTATCTTTTTGAACTTGCGCTGGTCCTCCGGATTAATGAATGTGATCGCTACACCTGTTGATTCAGCACGTGCTGTGCGTCCTACACGATGTATATAGTCTTCCGCATCACTGGGTACATCATAATTTATAACAAGTCCGATCGAATCAATATCAATTCCTCTTGAAAGAATATCTGTGGCGACAAGTGTTTGAAGTTTACGGTTTTTATAATCTCTTAATACTTCATTTCGCCTGTCCTGGTCCAGATCTGAATGAATGGCAGCCACGTTAAATTTCAGTTTCAATAATTCTTTTTCCAGTTGTTTTACATTGTCTTTGGTAGAAGAAAATATAAGAATGCTGGCAAGATCTTTTCCCCTAAGGAGTCCCTTTAATAATTCCATCTTTTGGGTATTGTAAACTACATAAGCGCCTTGCAGCACACCTTCCGCCGGTTTTGAAAGAGCAATGTTTATTTGTTGTGGATTAATAAGTATATTTTTTGCCAATTCCCTTATTTTGGGGGGCATGGTGGCGGAGAACAATAGCGTTTGGCGTTTTTTCGGTAAAAAGCTGATGATCTTGTTGATATCCTGGCTGAAACCCATGTCCAGCATGCGATCTGCCTCATCCAGTATAAGGTGTTGCAGGCGTTCCATTTTTACATAACCCATGTTGAGATGTGAAATGAGCCTGCCTGGAGTAGCGACAATAATATTCGCACCTTGTGTAAGCGCTTTCTTTTCCTGTTCAAAGGAGAAACCGTCGTTACCCCCATAGATAGCAATGCAGCTGATGGGAGCGAAATACGCGAAGCCCTGCAGCGCTTCATCTATCTGAATGGCAAGTTCACGGGTAGGAGCAATGATAAGTGTATTCACATAATCACCGGGCGTTTTGATGACCTTGTTGATGACCGGCAACAGGTAAGCCGCTGTTTTTCCTGTACCTGTTTGTGCGCAGGCAATAATATCGCGATCACTCAGTATAATCGGTATGGCTTGTTCCTGTATAGGTGTCGGCTTATCAAAATTCATGGAAAGGAGTCCTTCCATAAGCCCGGGCTCAAAATGAAAATCGTTAAATGTCAAAATATTTAATGTGAGATTAGTTAAGTGCCTGTTCTTTTTTGGTGTGGGCAAAGATAGCTAAAATGTTGGCTTGTAGGCGGGTTACACTCTTCTATCTATCTATCTATCTATCTATCTATCTATTCTTCGGAATCCTCCGGCTGCAATGAAGCTTCTTCTGTTTTGAGTGAATCTGAAACCATTGTATTAATCGTTTGCATCTCTTCAATTGTTAAGTAACGCCATTTGCCAACGGCAATTCCGTCAAGCGTAATATTCATTATCCGTACACGTTTTAATTTTTCAACAGTATAGCCGAGGGTTTCACTCATCCTTCTTATCTGCCTGTTGAGGCCCTGGGTTAAGATTATCCTGAAAATATTTTTCCCTGTTTGTTCTACAAAACACTTTTTCGTTATTGTATCTAATATTTCCACTCCATTTCCCATTTTTTGGATGAACCCGGATGTTATTGGTTTGTCAACAGTAACAATATATTCCTTTTCATGGTTATTGCCTGCCCGCAAAATTTTATTTACAATGTCTCCATCATTGGTTAAGAATATCAGTCCTTCAGAAGGTTTGTCAAGCCTGCCTATGGGGAAGATGCGTTCGGGGTGAGCAATGTAGTCGATAATGTTACCCCTTACATGGCGCTCGGTAGTGCAGGTTATTCCAACAGGTTTATTAAAGGCGATATAGACAGGAGCCTTTTTTGCTTTCAGCGGTTTTCCATCAATACTGATCTCATCGGCCTGGCTTACTTTAATTCCCAATTTGGGTTTAAGTCCATTTACTAAAACTCTTTCCTGT
This genomic interval from Bacteroidota bacterium contains the following:
- a CDS encoding DEAD/DEAH box helicase; this encodes MTFNDFHFEPGLMEGLLSMNFDKPTPIQEQAIPIILSDRDIIACAQTGTGKTAAYLLPVINKVIKTPGDYVNTLIIAPTRELAIQIDEALQGFAYFAPISCIAIYGGNDGFSFEQEKKALTQGANIIVATPGRLISHLNMGYVKMERLQHLILDEADRMLDMGFSQDINKIISFLPKKRQTLLFSATMPPKIRELAKNILINPQQINIALSKPAEGVLQGAYVVYNTQKMELLKGLLRGKDLASILIFSSTKDNVKQLEKELLKLKFNVAAIHSDLDQDRRNEVLRDYKNRKLQTLVATDILSRGIDIDSIGLVINYDVPSDAEDYIHRVGRTARAESTGVAITFINPEDQRKFKKIEELIGSEVKKLPLPDGLGAGPEYNPEKNEGKPVFRSFRNKRKK
- the rluF gene encoding 23S rRNA pseudouridine(2604) synthase RluF → MSTEDQPKTRLNKFISETGACSRREADKLIEQERVLVNGLKPKLGIKVSQADEISIDGKPLKAKKAPVYIAFNKPVGITCTTERHVRGNIIDYIAHPERIFPIGRLDKPSEGLIFLTNDGDIVNKILRAGNNHEKEYIVTVDKPITSGFIQKMGNGVEILDTITKKCFVEQTGKNIFRIILTQGLNRQIRRMSETLGYTVEKLKRVRIMNITLDGIAVGKWRYLTIEEMQTINTMVSDSLKTEEASLQPEDSEE